In Chlamydia serpentis, the following are encoded in one genomic region:
- the pgl gene encoding 6-phosphogluconolactonase, whose product MATLINFNDTNKLLLTKQPALFIELASKDWIASANRAIKQRGAFYVALSGGNTPLNIYKDIVINKDKLTDTNKIFLFWGDERSVPTTSFESNYGQAMSILYDLNIPDEQIFRMETETSEGAKKYEELIKNKVPESSFDMIMLGLGEDGHTLSLFPDTQALENEDDLVVFNDVPQLEATIRMTLTLPCVHKSKHVVVYVQGENKKPIVKNILFSQERKGKPYPIERIGRNRSPLFWILSPECYDTTDFDTISSVYKMDIL is encoded by the coding sequence ATGGCAACACTGATAAATTTTAATGATACAAATAAGCTCCTGCTTACGAAGCAACCTGCTTTATTTATAGAACTCGCTAGCAAAGACTGGATAGCCTCAGCAAATCGTGCAATTAAACAACGAGGCGCTTTCTATGTAGCACTATCTGGAGGTAACACTCCTTTAAACATCTATAAGGACATTGTTATAAATAAAGATAAACTCACCGATACTAATAAAATTTTTCTATTTTGGGGAGACGAAAGATCTGTTCCTACAACATCGTTTGAGAGCAATTATGGCCAGGCGATGAGTATACTCTATGATTTGAATATTCCTGATGAGCAAATATTTCGCATGGAAACAGAAACTTCTGAGGGAGCTAAGAAATACGAAGAGTTAATAAAAAATAAAGTTCCTGAGTCTAGCTTTGATATGATTATGTTGGGATTAGGAGAAGATGGACATACCCTTTCTCTGTTTCCTGATACTCAAGCTTTAGAAAATGAAGATGACCTTGTTGTCTTCAATGATGTTCCGCAACTAGAAGCAACAATAAGAATGACTTTAACGCTTCCTTGCGTACATAAAAGTAAACATGTTGTTGTTTATGTCCAAGGAGAAAACAAAAAACCTATAGTTAAAAACATCTTATTCTCTCAAGAAAGAAAAGGAAAACCTTATCCCATAGAACGTATAGGTAGAAACCGCTCACCTCTATTCTGGATTCTCTCTCCAGAATGCTACGATACCACCGACTTTGATACTATCTCATCAGTATATAAAATGGATATCCTTTAA
- the garD gene encoding inclusion membrane protein GarD — protein MASFPPFSNIINQTNSVIRSHIFYFIENKYVDPSVSSQVMLESLARGSLPNFSNLFQQPEELMLSGFKVVHNFSDLLYCLEILIMCFSHCNRHHYSRESENAVFILGATLLFFLLLLILGPIVGTVAYCAYKIHKAVGMICSLNRVKSKVLDRLPDNVLHRAAAIAAIRSSEETKKACKVYANSMVVFLAISLIASLALIALTAGIVLALFFIAPGAAPVITAAMIGCCAGGGTGLLLSLLGLWVAVVCKTNKQSKCAGHLTQAIIRSVLSESILCDPSLYHTNEIAKEILLKDCLDSYGQFFSEEEVKQLRGSASFSRPPPPSYDDIYPEYNPPPPFNPAYPSGSPPPYTP, from the coding sequence ATGGCGTCGTTTCCTCCATTTTCTAACATTATTAATCAAACAAATAGTGTTATACGTAGTCATATTTTTTATTTTATAGAGAACAAATATGTTGATCCTTCTGTAAGTTCTCAAGTAATGCTTGAATCGCTTGCTAGAGGAAGTTTGCCCAATTTTTCTAATCTATTTCAGCAGCCAGAAGAGCTTATGCTTTCAGGATTTAAAGTAGTTCACAACTTTTCTGATCTGCTCTATTGTCTTGAAATCCTGATTATGTGTTTTTCTCATTGTAATCGTCACCACTATTCTAGAGAAAGTGAGAATGCTGTATTTATTTTGGGAGCTACTCTACTTTTCTTTCTTCTACTTCTTATTTTGGGACCAATAGTAGGCACGGTAGCTTATTGTGCTTATAAAATTCATAAGGCTGTAGGAATGATTTGCTCATTGAATCGAGTTAAATCAAAAGTATTAGATAGACTTCCTGATAATGTTTTGCACCGTGCAGCGGCTATTGCAGCTATACGTTCTTCTGAAGAGACTAAAAAGGCATGCAAAGTCTATGCAAATTCAATGGTAGTTTTCTTAGCCATTAGTTTAATAGCTTCTTTAGCTTTGATCGCTCTAACTGCTGGTATTGTATTGGCATTATTTTTTATAGCTCCTGGAGCTGCTCCAGTAATTACTGCAGCAATGATAGGCTGTTGTGCTGGTGGAGGAACTGGCCTTTTACTTTCTCTTTTAGGATTATGGGTGGCTGTAGTTTGTAAGACAAACAAGCAAAGCAAGTGTGCAGGTCATTTGACGCAGGCAATTATTCGTAGTGTCCTTAGCGAGTCAATTTTATGTGACCCTAGTCTATATCACACAAATGAAATAGCAAAAGAAATCCTCTTAAAGGATTGTCTAGATTCTTACGGTCAATTCTTTTCTGAAGAAGAAGTAAAGCAGTTAAGAGGATCTGCTTCTTTTTCTAGACCTCCACCTCCTTCTTATGATGATATCTATCCAGAATATAATCCTCCTCCTCCTTTTAACCCTGCCTATCCCTCTGGCTCACCACCGCCTTATACTCCCTAG